In a genomic window of Styela clava chromosome 7, kaStyClav1.hap1.2, whole genome shotgun sequence:
- the LOC120328705 gene encoding uncharacterized protein LOC120328705 translates to MLSIWNLTNSCGDMKISSTKRWSSERFLGQAMVNKPIEEAWLRTQSSPCILSLLEYASTKHEYPRLFIQKMASETTLEEYRTRSPITRTCSMPNLESAYMNSECEKHEATEAHFEYPVENSVLIPQPLGVLLPSNSSLSEHKIAVESPLIEENVGVCLVDSKVDIENEPMIPRRNERRIYLLGQKRKSKGKRTANFMKCLFYPIARCFGWRRQEKD, encoded by the exons ATGCTGTCTATATGGAATTTGACCAATTCTTGTGGAGATATGAAA ATATCTTCAACAAAAAGGTGGAGTAGTGAGCGTTTTCTCGGGCAGGCGATGGTGAACAAGCCTATCGAAGAAGCATGGTTAAGAACACAGAGTTCGCCTTGCATCTTAA GTTTGCTCGAATATGCCAGTACCAAGCACGAATACCCACGGTTGTTCATACAGAAAATGGCGAGCGAAACAACTTTGGAAGAGTATCGGACAAGATCTCCGATAACGAGAACATGCAGCATGCCAAATTTAG aatctGCATATATGAATTCGGAATGTGAAAAACATGAAGCTACGGAAGCTCATTTTGAATACCCGGTGGAAAACTCGGTCCTAATTCCTCAACCTCTAGGAGTCTTGTTGCCAAGCAATTCTTCATTGAGTGAGCACAAGATTGCAGTTGAAAGCCCATTAATCGAAGAAAATGTTGGTGTTTG CCTTGTGGATTCAAAAGTTGACATCGAAAACGAGCCTATGATACCCAGGCGAAACGAAAGACGAATCTATCTTCTTGGACAGAAACGAAAATCGAAGGGAAAGAGAACAGCCAATTTCATGAAGTGCCTCTTTTATCCAATTGCTCGTTGTTTCGGTTGGCGTCGTCAAGAGAAAGACtaa